One genomic window of Camelina sativa cultivar DH55 chromosome 5, Cs, whole genome shotgun sequence includes the following:
- the LOC104785865 gene encoding uncharacterized protein LOC104785865, whose amino-acid sequence MGLWNGKGTGGFILYLLVGFSVAVFSVSYVGDTSNPHLHLVSSSSPLSATEKVWPDLKFSWKLVLATVIAFLGSACGTVGGVGGGGIFVPMLTLILGFDTKSAAAISKCMIMGASASSVWYNVRVRHPTKEVPILDYDLALLFQPMLLLGITVGVSLSVVFPYWLITVLIIILFVGTSSRSFIKGIEMWKEETLLKNEMAQQRANMVNSRGELLIDTDYEPLYPREEKSELEIIRSNLKWKRLLVLGTVWLAFLLIQIVKKEIKVCSTIYWILFVVQFPVALVVFVFEAMRLYGDSKKRLNSGNTECICEATIEWTPMSLIFCGLCGVVGGVVGGLLGSGGGFVLGPLLLEIGVIPQVASATATFVMMFSSSLSVVEFYLLKRFPIPYAMYLMSVSILAGFWGQSFIRKLVAILKRASIIVFVLSGVICASALTMGVIGIEKSIRMIHNHEFMGFLGFCSSQ is encoded by the exons ATGGGATTGTGGAATGGGAAAGGAACCGGAGGATTTATCCTCTACCTTCTCGTAGGTTTCTCCGTCGCcgtcttctctgtttcttacGTCGGAGACACATCAAACCCTCATCTTCATCTtgtctcttcctcctctcctCTCTCTGCCACCGAGAAAGTTTGGCCG GATTTGAAGTTCAGCTGGAAACTAGTTTTGGCTACTGTGATAGCGTTTTTAGGATCTGCTTGTGGCACTGTTGGTGGTGTTGGAGGCGGTGGTATCTTCGTTCCTATGCTCACTCTTATTCTTGGATTCGATACTAAATCCGCAGCTGCTATCTCCAAAT GTATGATAATGGGAGCATCAGCATCATCAGTTTGGTACAATGTAAGAGTACGTCATCCGACAAAAGAAGTACCAATCTTAGACTATGATCTTGCTCTTCTCTTTCAACCGATGCTTCTTCTCGGTATCACTGTTGGTGTTTCTCTCAGTGTTGTCTTCCCTTACTGGCTCATCACTGTCCTCATCATTATTCTTTTCGTTGGTACTTCTTCGAGATCTTTTATTAAAGGCATTGAGATGTGGAAAGAAGAGACTTTGTTAAAG AATGAAATGGCGCAGCAACGAGCTAATATGGTTAATTCCCGGGGAGAAC TTTTAATCGACACAGATTATGAGCCGCTTTACCCCAGAGAAGAGAAGTCAGAGCTG GAAATAATACGCTCCAACCTCAAATGGAAACGGCTTCTAGTTCTGGGTACTGTGTGGTTGGCTTTCTTGCTCATCCAAATTGTCAAG AAGGAAATAAAGGTCTGCAGCACAATATATTGGATTCTATTCGTCGTACAG TTCCCAGTTGCTTTAGtggtttttgtatttgaagCAATGAGATTGTATGGAGATAGCAAAAAGAGGCTGAACAGTGGAAACACTGAATGTATCTGTGAAGCTACGATCGAGTGGACTCCTATGAGTCTAATCTTCTGTGGTCTATGTGGTGTTGTTGGAGGTGTCGTAGGTGGTCTCCTCGGATCCGGTGGTGGATTTGTTCTTGGCCCTTTGTTACTTGAGATTGGAGTCATCCCACAG GTTGCTAGTGCGACAGCTACCTTTGTGATGATGTTTTCTTCGTCTTTATCCGTAGTTGAGTTCTATCTCTTGAAGAGGTTCCCAATCCCATACG CAATGTACTTGATGTCGGTATCGATTCTTGCTGGTTTCTGGGGACAATCTTTTATAAGAAAGCTCGTGGCGATCCTGAAAAGAGCGTCAATAATCGTGTTCGTTCTATCAGGAGTCATTTGTGCAAGTGCTCTGACAATGGGAGTGATTGGGATAGAGAAGAGCATAAGGATGATACATAACCATGAATTCATGGGATTCTTGGGTTTCTGCAGCAGTCAGTAG
- the LOC104785866 gene encoding 60S ribosomal protein L24-1 gives MVLKTELCRFSGQKIYPGRGIRFIRSDSQVFLFLNSKCKRYFHNKLKPSKLSWTAMYRKQHKKDAAQEAVKRRRRATKKPYSRSIVGATLEVIQKKRAEKPEVRDAAREAALREIKERIKKTKDEKKAKKVEYASKQQKSQVKGNLPKSAAPKAAKMSGGGGRR, from the exons ATGGTTCTCAA GACTGAGCTTTGCCGATTCAGTGGCCAGAAGATCTACCCTGGCAGGGGAATCAGATTTATCCGTTCTGACTCTCAG GTGTTTTTGTTCCTTAACTCCAAATGCAAGAGGTACTTTCACAACAAGTTGAAGCCATCTAAGCTTTCATGGACTGCCATGTACAGGAAGCAACACAAGAAG GACGCAGCGCAAGAGGCTGTGAAGAGAAGGAGACGTGCAACCAAGAAGCCTTACTCAAGGTCCATTGTCGGTGCTACTTTGGAGGTTATTCAGAAGAAGCGAGCAGAGAAACCCGAAGTTCGTGATGCAGCCAGAGAAGCTGCTCTacg TGAGATTAAGGAGAGAATCAAGAAGACAAAGGATGAGAAGAAGGCAAAGAAGGTCGAGTATGCTTCCAAGCAACAGAAGTCTCAAGTGAAGGGCAATCTCCCCAAGAGTGCTGCACCCAAGGCTGCTaagatgagtggtggtggtggcagaCGTTGA
- the LOC104788963 gene encoding homeobox-leucine zipper protein ATHB-22-like: MEYWSSSFIDGASSSNFISPFYNFDHFQGNQDNRCLASGTMVGAQQGMLHVPLQMVESGYGEESNNNNGQQKKKKKMTSEQLKFLERSFQEEIKLSPDRKMKLSKELGLQPRQIAVWFQNRKARWKNKQLEHLYESLRQEFDVVCREKELLQEELIQLKSMIRENGSNKKVQNWGKAFS; encoded by the exons ATGGAATATTGGAGTAGCTCCTTCATCGATGGCGCTTCTTCCTCCAACTTCATCTCTCCTTTCTACAACTTTGACCATTTTCAAG GAAACCAAGACAACAGATGTCTCGCTTCAGGTACAATGGTAGGTGCACAACAAGGTATGCTTCATGTCCCTCTACAAATGGTTGAAAGTGGTTATGGAGAAGAAAGCAACAATAACAATGGAcagcagaagaaaaagaagaagatgacgagcGAGCAGCTAAAGTTCCTTGAGAGAAGTTTTCAAGAAGAGATAAAGCTGAGTCCGGATAGGAAAATGAAGCTGTCCAAAGAACTCGGGCTGCAGCCGAGACAGATTGCGGTTTGGTTCCAGAACAGGAAAGCCAGGTGGAAGAACAAACAACTAGAGCATCTCTATGAATCACTAAGGCAAGAGTTTGATGTTGTCTGTAGAGAAAAAGAATTGCTACAAGAAGAG CTTATACAACTGAAATCGATGATAAGAGAGAATGGTTCAAACAAGAAGGTGCAAAACTGGGGAAAAGCCTTCAGCTAG
- the LOC104785867 gene encoding F-box protein PP2-A15-like yields MGSSFSNLNGDSNGLATGPSLGDIPESCVACVILHLTPPEICNLARLNRAFRGAASSDSVWEKKLPSNYHDLLVLLPPERYQSLSKKDIFALLSRPIPFDDGNKEVWIDKLTGRVCMAISARGMAITGIEDRRYWNWIATDESRFHVVAYLQQIWWFEVDGIVRFNLPPGVYCLSFKIHLGRFSKRLGRRVCHFEHTHGWDLKPVRFSLSTSDGQEASCEYYLADKEMGEGGRGYWREYKVGEFVVGCSETSTEVRWSMKQIDCTHSKGGICVDSVFIIPIEVKRRKRRKPAVK; encoded by the exons ATGGGGTCGTCCTTTTCGAACCTCAACGGTGACAGTAACGGTTTAGCAACCGGACCGAGTCTCGGCGATATACCTGAGAGCTGCGTCGCTTGCGTGATTCTTCACCTAACTCCGCCGGAGATTTGTAATCTAGCTCGTTTGAATCGAGCGTTTCGCGGCGCGGCTTCGTCTGATTCTGTGTGGGAGAAGAAGCTTCCAAGTAATTACCATGATTTGCTTGTTCTATTGCCTCCTGAGAGGTATCAGAGTCTCTCTAAGAAGGATATTTTCGCTTTGCTCTCTCGTCCTATCCCTTTCGACGATGGTAATAAG GAAGTGTGGATTGATAAATTGACAGGGCGAGTTTGTATGGCGATTTCGGCTAGAGGAATGGCTATAACTGGAATTGAAGACCGTAGATATTGGAATTGGATTGCAACTGATGAATCAAG GTTCCATGTTGTAGCCTACTTACAGCAGATTTGGTGGTTTGAAGTAGATGGGATAGTGAGATTTAATCTTCCTCCTGGTGTATATTGTCTATCATTCAAAATACATCTTGGAAGATTCTCGAAAAGGTTGGGAAGACGTGTTTGCCATTTCGAACACACACACGGTTGGGATTTGAAGCCTGTGCGGTTTTCGCTTTCAACTTCAGACGGGCAAGAGGCGTCATGTGAGTATTACTTGGCTGATAAGGAAATGGGTGAAGGAGGAAGAGGATACTGGAGAGAGTATAAGGTTGGAGAATTTGTTGTTGGTTGCTCGGAAACATCAACTGAAGTCCGATGGTCGATGAAACAGATTGATTGCACACATTCGAAAGGTGGAATCTGTGTGGATTCGGTCTTCATTATCCCGATCGAGGTGAAGCGACGCAAGAGAAGGAAACCGGCTGTGAAATAA
- the LOC104785869 gene encoding proline transporter 3, translating into MNSKNRINNVGEDVDIEIPDTAHQISSDSWFQAAFVLTTSVNSAYVLGYSGTVMVPLGWIGGVLGLVLATAISLYANTLIAKLHEFGGKRHIRYRDLAGFIYGRKAYRLTWALQYVNLFMINCGFIILAGSALKAVYVLFRDDHAMKLPHFIAIAGLICAVFAIGIPHLSALGIWLAVSTFLSLIYIIVAIVLSVKDGVKAPSRDYEIQGSSINKLFTITGAAATLVFVFNTGMLPEIQATVKQPVVKNMMKALYFQFTVGLLPMFTVVFVGYWAYGSSTSAYLLNNVNGPVWVKALANISAILQSVISLHIFASPTYEYMDTKFGIKGNPLALKNLLFRIMTRGGYIAISTLLSALLPFLGDFMSLTGAVSTFPLTFILANHMYYKAKNNKLNPLQKLWHWLNVVFFSLMSVAAAIAALRLIALDSKNFHVFADL; encoded by the exons ATGAACTCTAAGAACCGCATAAACAATGTCGGAGAAGATGTTGATATCGAAATCCCTGACACTGCTCATCAGATTAGCAGCG ATTCATGGTTCCAGGCAGCGTTCGTTCTGACAACAAGTGTAAACAGCGCATACGTGTTGGGATATTCAGGAACAGTCATGGTTCCTTTAGGATGGATTGGTGGTGTGCTTGGTCTTGTTCTTGCTACTGCGATCTCACTCTATGCAAACACTCTCATAGCCAAGCTTCATGAGTTTGGTGGCAAAAGGCACATCCGTTATAGAGACCTCGCAGGTTTCATTTACGGTAGAAAGGCTTATCGTCTAACATGGGCGTTGCAATATGTCAATCTTTTCATGATTAATTGTGGATTCATCATTTTAGCTGGTTCTGCTTTAAAG GCTGTTTATGTGCTTTTCAGGGATGATCATGCCATGAAACTACCTCATTTTATAGCCATTGCTGGTCTGATTTGTGCGGTTTTTGCTATTGGTATTCCTCATTTATCGGCTCTTGGGATCTGGCTTGCGGTTTCGACCTTCCTCAGCCTCATCTATATCATAGTAGCAATTGTGCTATCGGTTAAAGACG gagTCAAAGCACCTTCAAGAGATTACGAGATACAAGGATCATCAATTAACAAACTCTTTACCATCACTGGAGCAGCCGCAACACTAGTTTTCGTATTCAACACTGGGATGCTTCCAGAAATTCAG GCAACAGTAAAGCAACCGGTTGTGAAAAACATGATGAAGGCCCTATACTTTCAATTCACGGTGGGTCTTCTACCGATGTTCACGGTTGTATTCGTCGGATATTGGGCTTACGGATCCTCAACCTCGGCATATCTTCTAAACAACGTTAATGGCCCAGTTTGGGTCAAAGCCCTTGCTAACATCTCTGCTATCCTTCAATCCGTTATCTCTTTGCAC ATTTTTGCAAGTCCAACATATGAGTACATGGATACAAAGTTTGGGATCAAAGGAAACCCACTGGCTTTAAAGAACTTGTTGTTTAGGATCATGACAAGAGGCGGGTACATAGCGATTAGCACACTTCTGTCAGCGCTCTTACCGTTCCTCGGGGACTTCATGAGCCTCACGGGTGCAGTGAGCACATTCCCTCTCACATTCATTCTAGCCAACCACATGTACTATAAGGCTAAGAACAATAAGCTCAATCCTTTGCAAAAGTTATGGCACTGGCTCAACGTTGTCTTCTTCAGTTTGATGTCTGTTGCTGCTGCCATTGCAGCTCTTAGGCTCATTGCCCTTGACTCCAAGAACTTCCATGTTTTCGCAGATTTGTAG
- the LOC104785868 gene encoding pyruvate kinase 1, cytosolic-like has protein sequence MHSSHLLLEEPIRMTSILEPSKSSFFPALTKIVGTLGPKSRSVEVIAGCLKAGMSVARFDFSWCDADYHQETLENLKIAVKSTKKLCAVMLDTVGPELQVINKTEKAISLKADGLVTLTPSQDQEASSEVLPINFDGLAKSVKRGDTIFVGQYLFTGSETTSVWLEVEEVKGDDVVCVSRNAATLGGPLFTLHVSQVHIDMPTLTEKDKEVISTWGVQNKIDFLSLSYCRHAEDVRQARELLNSLGDLSQTQIFAKIENEEGLTHFDEILQEADGIILSRGNLGIDLPPEKVFLFQKAALYKCNMAGKPAVLTRVVDSMTDNLRPTRAEATDVANAVLDGSDAILLGAETLRGLYPVETISTVGRICCEAEKVFNQDLFFKKTVKYVGEPMTHLESIASSAVRAAIKVKASVIICFTSSGRAARLIAKYRPTMPVISVVIPRLTTNQLKWSFSGAFEARQSLIVRGLFPMLADPRHPAESTSATNESVLKVALDHGKQAGVIKSHDRVVVCQKVGDAAVVKIIELED, from the exons AGTTTCTTCCCGGCTTTGACTAAGATTGTTGGGACTCTAGGTCCCAAGTCACGATCCGTCGAGGTGATTGCTGGTTGTCTCAAAGCTGGAATGTCCG TGGCTCGATTCGATTTCTCGTGGTGTGATGCAGACTATCACCAAGAGACGTTGGAGAATCTAAAGATTGCTGTGAAGAGCACTAAGAAGCTTTGTGCT GTTATGCTAGACACTGTGGGACCTGAGTTGCAAGTTATTAACAAGACTGAGAAAGCTATTTCTCTTAAAGCTGATGGCCTTGTTACTTTGACTCCGAGTCAAGATCAAGAAGCTTCCTCTGAAGTCCTTCCCATTAATTTTGATGGGCTAGCGAAG TCAGTTAAGCGTGGTGACACTATCTTTGTTGGACAGTATCTCTTCACTGGTAGTGAAACAACTTCAGTTTGGCTTGAG GTTGAAGAAGTTAAAGGAGATGATGTCGTTTGTGTGTCAAGAAATGCTGCTACTCTGGGTGGTCCGTTGTTCACATTGCATGTCTCTCAAGTTCACATTGATATGCCAACCCTGACTGAGAAGGATAAGGAG GTTATAAGCACATGGGGAGTTCAGAATAAGATCGATTTCCTCTCATTATCTTATTGCCGACATGCAGAAGACGTTCGCCAg GCCCGTGAGTTGCTTAACAGTTTGGGTGACCTCTCTCAAACACAAATATTTGCGAAGATTGAGAATGAAGAG GGATTGACCCACTTCGACGAAATTCTACAAGAAGCAGATGGCATTATTCTATCACGTGGGAATTTGGGTATCGATCTACCTCCGGAAAAG gtgtttttgtttcaaaaggCTGCTCTTTACAAGTGTAACATGGCTGGAAAGCCAGCCGTTCTCACTCGTGTTGTAGACAGTATGACAGACAATCTGCGGCCAACTCGTGCAGAGGCAACTGATGTTGCTAATGCTGTTTTGGATG GAAGTGATGCAATTCTTCTTGGTGCTGAGACCCTTCGTGGATTGTACCCGGTGGAAACCATATCAACTGTTGGTAGGATCTGTTGTGAG GCAGAGAAGGTGTTCAACCAAGATCTGTTCTTCAAGAAGACTGTCAAGTATGTTGGAGAACCAATGACTCACTTGGAGTCTATTGCTTCTTCTGCT GTACGGGCAGCCATCAAGGTTAAGGCATCTGTAATTATATGCTTTACCTCGTCTGGAAGAGCAGCAAG GTTGATTGCTAAATACAGGCCAACTATGCCCGTTATCTCTGTTGTCATTCCCCGGCTTACGACAAATCAGCTGAAGTGGAGCTTTAGCGGAGCCTTTGAG GCTAGGCAGTCACTTATTGTCAGAGGTCTCTTCCCCATGCTTGCTGACCCTCGTCACCCT GCGGAATCAACAAGTGCAACAAATGAGTCAGTCCTGAAAGTGGCTCTAGACCATGGGAAGCAAGCCGGAGTGATCAAGTCACATGACAGAGTTGTTGTCTGTCAGAAAGTGGGAGATGCGGCTGTGGTCAAAATCATCGAGCTAGAGGACTAG